A stretch of the Anaeromyxobacter sp. genome encodes the following:
- a CDS encoding SDR family oxidoreductase, translating to MPTRRKWALVLGASSGFGEAIGLALARGGRNVFGVHLDRKATLPNVERIQAEIEAAGGRSVFFNVNAADPERRAEVLAEVRRVLAEAGDPAGVDVLLHSLAFGALKPFVTEAEADAITRPQVDMTLDVMAHSLVYWVQDVLRAGLMARGSHVFAMTSAGSHRVWKSYGAVSAAKAALEAHCRQLAVELVNHGIAVNALRAGVTDTPALRKIPGNDKMIDNCLAMHPAHRLTTPADVAAVVVALARPDTTWLTGNVLGIDGTEDVVG from the coding sequence GGGCCCTCGTGCTCGGCGCCTCGTCCGGCTTCGGCGAGGCCATCGGCCTCGCGCTGGCCCGCGGCGGCCGCAACGTCTTCGGCGTGCACCTCGACCGCAAGGCGACCCTGCCCAACGTGGAGCGGATCCAGGCCGAGATCGAGGCGGCCGGCGGCCGCTCGGTCTTCTTCAACGTCAACGCGGCCGATCCCGAGCGGCGGGCCGAGGTGCTGGCCGAGGTGCGCCGGGTGCTGGCCGAGGCCGGCGACCCGGCCGGCGTGGACGTGCTGCTGCACTCCCTGGCCTTCGGCGCGCTCAAGCCCTTCGTCACCGAGGCCGAGGCCGACGCCATCACCCGCCCGCAGGTGGACATGACGCTCGACGTCATGGCCCACAGCCTCGTCTACTGGGTGCAGGACGTCCTCCGGGCCGGGCTGATGGCCCGCGGCAGCCACGTCTTCGCCATGACCAGCGCCGGCAGCCACCGGGTCTGGAAGTCCTACGGCGCGGTCTCGGCCGCCAAGGCGGCGCTGGAGGCCCACTGCCGGCAGCTGGCGGTGGAGCTGGTGAACCACGGCATCGCGGTCAACGCGCTGCGCGCCGGCGTCACCGACACGCCGGCCCTGCGCAAGATCCCGGGCAACGACAAGATGATCGACAACTGCCTGGCGATGCACCCCGCCCACCGGCTCACCACGCCGGCCGACGTGGCCGCGGTGGTGGTGGCGCTGGCCCGGCCGGACACCACCTGGCTCACCGGCAACGTGCTCGGCATCGACGGCACCGAGGACGTGGTCGGGTAG
- a CDS encoding LysR family transcriptional regulator produces the protein MDRLDAMATFVAVADLRAFAAAARRRGLSRPAVTRQVAALEAHLGVRLLTRTTRRVALTEAGTRYLARARRVLADVTEAEGVALGDQGAPAGRLVVAAPNLFGRQHVAPLVCAFLARHPALAGELLLADRAVSLVEEGVDVAVRIGHVGDPGLVARPVGRTRRVVVGAPAYLRRRGTPRRPEELARHELISFTGVSAGPEWRFRRDGAEVRVALAPRFVTNSADAALGYAEQGGGLTQVLAYQAAEALRAGRLQVVLAGFERPPLAIQLVTPAGRLPSAAVRAFELQLAQTCDWEFTAP, from the coding sequence GTGGACCGCCTGGACGCCATGGCCACCTTCGTCGCGGTGGCCGACCTGCGGGCCTTCGCCGCGGCGGCGCGCCGGCGCGGCCTCTCCCGCCCGGCCGTGACCCGGCAGGTGGCGGCCCTGGAGGCCCACCTGGGCGTCCGGCTCCTCACCCGCACCACCCGCCGCGTGGCGCTCACCGAGGCCGGGACCCGCTACCTGGCGCGGGCCCGCCGCGTGCTGGCCGACGTGACCGAGGCCGAGGGCGTCGCCCTCGGCGACCAGGGCGCGCCGGCCGGGCGCCTGGTGGTGGCCGCGCCCAACCTCTTCGGGCGGCAGCACGTGGCCCCGCTCGTGTGCGCCTTCCTGGCGCGCCACCCGGCGCTGGCCGGCGAGCTCCTGCTGGCCGACCGCGCCGTCAGCCTGGTGGAGGAGGGCGTGGACGTGGCGGTCCGCATCGGCCACGTCGGCGACCCGGGCCTGGTGGCCCGCCCGGTGGGCCGCACCCGGCGGGTGGTGGTGGGCGCGCCCGCCTACCTGCGGCGGCGCGGCACCCCGCGGCGCCCCGAGGAGCTGGCCCGCCACGAGCTGATCTCCTTCACCGGGGTGAGCGCCGGGCCGGAGTGGCGCTTCCGGCGGGACGGCGCCGAGGTGCGGGTGGCGCTGGCCCCGCGCTTCGTCACCAACAGCGCCGACGCCGCCCTCGGGTACGCCGAGCAGGGCGGCGGGCTCACCCAGGTGCTGGCCTACCAGGCGGCCGAGGCGCTGCGGGCCGGGCGGCTCCAGGTGGTGCTGGCCGGCTTCGAGCGGCCGCCGCTGGCCATCCAGCTCGTCACCCCGGCGGGCCGGCTTCCCTCCGCCGCGGTCAGGGCCTTCGAGCTGCAGCTGGCCCAGACCTGCGACTGGGAGTTCACGGCGCCCTGA